CGCACCGCCGTCGAGGACTGGAAGCCCATGGTCGGCCGCCTGCGCCAGGTGATCGATGAGCTGAACCAGGCCCCGGCCAGTCTGCGCGCCGCCCACATCAAGGAAAGCGTGGCTTTTCTGGAATGGCTGGCCGATGACCACATCACCCTGCTGGGCTACCGCTGCCACGACCTGGTCTTCGACCAGGATGGCAAGGAAGCCCTGAGCCTGCAGCCCGGCAGTGGCCTGGGCCTGCTGCGAGAAACCGAGCAAGAGAAACTCTCGACCGGCTACTCCCTGCTGCCGGCCAATGCCCGCGCCATGGCGCGGGCGCCCGAACCGACCGTGATGGTCACCAAGGCCAACACCCGCTCCACCGTGCACCGCGCCGGCTACACCGATTACGTCGGCATCAAGCGCTACAACGCGGCCGGCGAGGTGATCGGCGAGCACCGCTTCATCGGCCTCTTCACCTCCACCGCCTACAGCGCCCGCGTCTCCGAGACGCCCATCCTGCGCAGCCGCGTCGGCGCCATCACCACGCGCGCCGGCCTGCCGCCGGGCGGCCATCTGGCCAAGGCCTTGCAGCACATCCTGGAGACCTACCCGCGCGACGACCTCTACCAGATCTCGGACGACGAGCTCTACGAAACCGCCCTGGGCATCCTGGCCCTGGGCGAGCGCCAGCGCCTGCGCCTGTTCGTCTGCCGCGATCCTTTCGAGCGCTTCTTCAGCTGCCTGGTCTATGTGCCACGCGAGGCCTACTCGACCGATATGCGCATCAAGTTCCAGCGCATCCTGATGCAGGTCTTCAGCGGCACCAGTGCCGAGTTCGATGTGCAGCTCAGCGATGCCGTGCTGGCCCGCATCCACTTCACCGTGCGCACCACGCCTGGGCAAGTGCCGCTGTACGAGCGCCGTGACATCGAGGCCAAGCTGACCGCCGCCGCCCGCCGCTGGGACGACGACCTGCGCGACGCCCTGATCGATGCCGAGGGCGAGGCCCGTGGCCTGGAACTGTTCAAGCGCTGGGGCGCCGGCTTCCCGGCCGGCTACCGCGAGCGCGTCAGCGCCCGCGCCGCCGTGCCCGATGTGCTGAAGATCGCCGGCCTGAACGGCGACAACCCGCTGGCCCTGGCCCTCTACCGCCCCTTGGGCGGCGAGGCGGGCAGCCTGGGCTTCAAGGTCTATCGCCGCGGCGCCTCGGTGGTGCTGTCCGACAGCCTGCCCATGCTGGAGCACATGGGCGTGCGCGTGCTCGGCGAGTACAACCACCGCATCCTCGACGCCGCTGGTGCCGATGCCGCGGACGGCAGCGACAGCGTGTCCCTGCACGATTTCCAGCTGCAGGCCGCCGTGTCCGACGAGATCGAGCCCGAGGCCTTGTCCAAGCTGTTCGAGGACACCTTCGCCCGGGTCTTCCGCGGCGAGGTCGAGAACGACGATTTCAACCGTCTGGTGCTGCGCGCGGGCCTAGCCAGCGACGAGATCGTGGTGCTGCGCGCCTACGCCAAATACCTGCGCCAGATCGGCTTTGCGCTCTCGCAGGCCAGCATCGAGGCCACGCTGGCGGCGCACCCGCGCATCGCCCGCATGCTGGTGGGCCTGTTCAAGCTGCGCTTCGACCCCGAGGCCCATGACGCCGCTGGCGCCACCGCCCAGGTCAACGCCATCGAGAAGGCGCTGGAGAAGGTCTCCAATCTGCAGGAAGACCGGGTGCTGCGCCAGCTGCTGGCCCTGATCCTGGCCACGCTGCGCACCAATTTCTGGCGCACCGGCATCGGCCACTCGGGCGCGCCGGGCGCACGCCGCAGTTTCGTCAGCTTCAAGCTGGACTCGGCCAAGGTGCCGGGCCTGCCCGAGCCGCGGCCGCTGTACGAGATCTTTGCCTACTCGCCGCGCTTCGAAGGCATTCACCTGCGCGGCGGCAAGGTCGCCCGTGGCGGCCTGCGCTGGTCTGATCGACCGGAAGACTTCCGCACCGAAGTGCTGGGCCTGGTCAAGGCGCAGATGGTCAAGAACACCGTCATCGTGCCGGTGGGCAGCAAGGGCGGCTTTGTGCTGAAAAAGGCGCCACCGTCCAGCGAGCGCGAGGCCTTCATGAAGGAAGGCGTGGCCTGCTACCAGGACTATCTGCGCGCCCTGCTCGACCTGACCGACAACTACGCGGGGGGTCAGGTCGTGCCACCGCCCCAGGTGCTGCGCATGGACGAGGACGACCCCTACCTCGTGGTTGCCGCCGACAAGGGCACGGCCACTTTCTCCGACTACGCCAACGCGGTCAGCGCCGAATACGGCCACTGGCTGGGCGACGCTTTTGCCTCGGGCGGCTCGATCGGCTATGACCACAAGGCCATGGGCATCACCGCCCGCGGCGCCTGGGAGTCGGTCAAACGCCATTTCCGCGAGATGGGCCTGGACACACAGAGCCAGGAGTTCACCGTGGTCGGCGTGGGCGATATGTCGGGCGATGTGTTCGGCAACGGCATGCTGCTGTCGCCGCACATCCGCCTGGTGGCCGCCTTTGACCACCGCCATGTCTTCATCGACCCGAATCCCGATGCGGCCAAGAGCTTTGCCGAGCGCGACCGGCTGTTCAAGCTGCCGCGCTCCAGCTGGGCCGACTACGACGCCAGCCTGATCTCGGACGGTGGCGGGGTCTGGGCACGCTCGGAAAAGTCGATCCCGATCTCGCCGCAGGCGCGCGCCGTGCTGGGCATCGAGGCCGAGCGCTTGGCGCCAACCGAGCTGCTCAGCGCCATCCTCAAGGCGCCCGTGGACCTGCTCTACAACGGCGGCATCGGCACCTACATCAAGAGCAGCGGCGAAAGCCATGCCGATGTCGGCGACCGGGCCAACGATGCCTTGCGCATCAACGGCGCCGACTTGCGCTGCAAGGTGGTGGCCGAAGGTGGCAATCTGGGCTGCACCCAACGCGGCCGGGTCGAGGCGGCGCTGCATGGCGTGCGCATCAACACCGACGCGATCGACAACTCGGCCGGCGTGGACACCTCAGACCATGAGGTCAACATCAAGATCTTGCTGGGTCTGGCCACCGGCGACGGCGAGATGACGGCCAAGCAGCGCAATGCCCTGCTGCCGCAGATGACGGACGATGTCGCCGCCCTGGTGCTGCGTGACAACTACTTCCAGACCCAGGCCCTGTCGATTGCCCGACGCCAAGGCGTCAGCCTGATCGACTCGCAGGCGCGCTTCATCCGCTTCCTAGAGCGCAATGGTCAGCTCAACCGCGCCATCGAGTTCCTGCCCACCGACGATGAGATCAAGGAACGCAAAGCCCGTGGCGTGGGCCTGACCAGCCCCGAGTTGGCCGTGCTGCTGGCCTACAGCAAGATGTGGCTGTCCGATCAGCTGATGAGTTCGGACCTGCCCGAGGACGCCTGGATCGGCACTGCTCTGGCGCGCTATTTCCCGCCCCTGCTGCGCGAGAAGTTCGCGGCCCTGATTCCGCGCCACCCGCTCAAGCGCGAAATCATCGTCACCCATGTGCTGAACAGCATGCTCAACCGCGTGGGCGCGACCTTTGTGCACCGCCTGAGCGAATCGACCGGCGCCAAGCCGGCGCAGATCGTGCGCGCCTACCTGGCCAC
This region of Paucibacter aquatile genomic DNA includes:
- a CDS encoding NAD-glutamate dehydrogenase; its protein translation is MTDPQEALQSERIDTVLALAASRPLAAEHKGLIESFGREYFARLDPEDLLARTPEDLLGALLSHLQFGAKRLPGQTLVRVQSPAVAEHGWASRHSVIDIVNDDMPFLVDTTTMEINRQGLTLHLIIHPIFAVERDAAGQLKAIGPRREGAEASGQRESWMHIEVDRIIDAQQRQELVAGIERVLADVRTAVEDWKPMVGRLRQVIDELNQAPASLRAAHIKESVAFLEWLADDHITLLGYRCHDLVFDQDGKEALSLQPGSGLGLLRETEQEKLSTGYSLLPANARAMARAPEPTVMVTKANTRSTVHRAGYTDYVGIKRYNAAGEVIGEHRFIGLFTSTAYSARVSETPILRSRVGAITTRAGLPPGGHLAKALQHILETYPRDDLYQISDDELYETALGILALGERQRLRLFVCRDPFERFFSCLVYVPREAYSTDMRIKFQRILMQVFSGTSAEFDVQLSDAVLARIHFTVRTTPGQVPLYERRDIEAKLTAAARRWDDDLRDALIDAEGEARGLELFKRWGAGFPAGYRERVSARAAVPDVLKIAGLNGDNPLALALYRPLGGEAGSLGFKVYRRGASVVLSDSLPMLEHMGVRVLGEYNHRILDAAGADAADGSDSVSLHDFQLQAAVSDEIEPEALSKLFEDTFARVFRGEVENDDFNRLVLRAGLASDEIVVLRAYAKYLRQIGFALSQASIEATLAAHPRIARMLVGLFKLRFDPEAHDAAGATAQVNAIEKALEKVSNLQEDRVLRQLLALILATLRTNFWRTGIGHSGAPGARRSFVSFKLDSAKVPGLPEPRPLYEIFAYSPRFEGIHLRGGKVARGGLRWSDRPEDFRTEVLGLVKAQMVKNTVIVPVGSKGGFVLKKAPPSSEREAFMKEGVACYQDYLRALLDLTDNYAGGQVVPPPQVLRMDEDDPYLVVAADKGTATFSDYANAVSAEYGHWLGDAFASGGSIGYDHKAMGITARGAWESVKRHFREMGLDTQSQEFTVVGVGDMSGDVFGNGMLLSPHIRLVAAFDHRHVFIDPNPDAAKSFAERDRLFKLPRSSWADYDASLISDGGGVWARSEKSIPISPQARAVLGIEAERLAPTELLSAILKAPVDLLYNGGIGTYIKSSGESHADVGDRANDALRINGADLRCKVVAEGGNLGCTQRGRVEAALHGVRINTDAIDNSAGVDTSDHEVNIKILLGLATGDGEMTAKQRNALLPQMTDDVAALVLRDNYFQTQALSIARRQGVSLIDSQARFIRFLERNGQLNRAIEFLPTDDEIKERKARGVGLTSPELAVLLAYSKMWLSDQLMSSDLPEDAWIGTALARYFPPLLREKFAALIPRHPLKREIIVTHVLNSMLNRVGATFVHRLSESTGAKPAQIVRAYLATREVFGFVPLWLQIEALDNKVPDEVQAELINELGRLGSHATTWFLRSRRLAEPMEQVFQRFTPAVDALRARVQAQALQSPRAEAWVAAGVPSELAQAVITAEALFAALDIAEIADATQQPLGEVADVHASLGERLGLARLRQQIDALPTDSYWQTQAKAALGDDLAGLQRQIAHDVLSHAGEQKLSAWEQSNQAALERAQRLLAELSEAKGVDLAMLSVALRELRNLA